The Streptomyces vinaceus genome contains the following window.
AGTCGGACGGCCTAGGATCGTGATCACGGCATCGCGTGTCGGTCACCGACCGGGTGAGGCATGGAGGTGCCCGTGATGTGCCTTGCGGAGGCATTCACTCATGTCAGTACAGCTGAACCACACGATCATCCACTCCCTGGACAACCGGGAGGCCGCCGCATTCCTGGCGGACGTCCTCGGCCTTGAGGTCGGGACCGAGTGGGGACCGTTCGTCCCCGTCGGCACCGCCAACGGCGTCACCCTCGACTTCGCGACCGTCCCGGCCGGCTCCCTCACCGTCCAGCACTATGCGTTCCTCGTCTCCGAGGAGGAATTCGACGTGTCCTTCGGGAAGATCCGGGCGGCCGGGATCCCGTACTTCGCCGATCCCCGCATGAAGCGTCCCGGCGAGATCAACCACAACGACGGCGGCCGCGGCGTCTACTTCCTGGACCCGTCGGGCCACGGGATGGAGATCATCACCCGCCCGTACGGCTACCAGGAGCCCGCCGCCGGCTAGCCGGCCAGGCCGGTCGGCCGGCTCGGCGGGCCCGACCGGTCGGGCCCGCCGAGCCGTATGCGTCAGCCTCCCGCCCGACGCCCCTCGGGCGGGAGGTAGACGATGTTCGGGGCACCGGTCGCCGGATGGGTGACGATGCGGGTGCGGACCCCGTACACCTCGGCCAGCAGCTCCTCGGTCAGCACCTGCGAAGGCGTTCCCGACGCCGCCACCCGGCCGCCCGCCAGGACGTACAGGCGGTCGCAGTACGCGGCCGCCAGGTTGAGGTCGTGCAGCACGAGCAGCGCGGTCGCGGCCAGGGAGCGGACCAGGCCGAGGACCTCCAGCTGGTAGCGGATGTCCAGGTGGTTCGTGGGCTCGTCGAGGGCGAGCAGGCCCGGATCCTGGACCAGGGCGCGGGCCACCAGGGCCCGCTGCCGCTCCCCGCCGGAGAGCCCGTCGTACGGGCGGTCCGCGAAGCCGCCCGCGCCCACGGTCTCCAGGGCCTCGGCGACGCGGCGCACGTCGTCCGGGCCGTCCTGCTCCCAGAACCGCTTGTGCGGGCTGCGCCCCATGGCGACCACCTCGCGGACGGTCAGTCCGAAGGTGCCCGCCGCGTCCTGCGGGACCACGGCCACCCGCCGCGCCCGCTCCTTCGCGCCCAGTGCGGCCGCGTCGGCGCCGTCCAGCAGCACCCGGCCGGCCGTGGGCACCAAGGTGCCGTAGACGCACCGCAGCAGGGTGGTCTTGCCGCTGCCGTTGGGGCCGACCACGCCGACCGTCTCGCCGGGCCGGGCGGCCAGGTCGACCCCGCGCAGCAGCGTGTGCCCTCCGGTCTCGTAGCGCACGCCCTCCACGGTGAGTTCCACGGGCTCCACGGTGCGTTCCACGGGCCTGTGACCGCTCATCCGGCCACCCCCTCGATGCGCGCGGAGCGCCGCAGCATCCACAGGAAGAACGGTCCGCCGACGAGCGCGGTGACCACACCGACCGGTATCTCCTCGGGCGCCGCGGCCGTACGGGCGACCAGGTCGGCCAGGGTCAGGAACACGGCCCCGCCGAGCGCGGCCACGGGCAGCAACGCCCGGTGTCCGGCGCCGACCACCATCCGGGCGGCGTGCGGGACCATCAGCCCGACGAAGCCGATGGCGCCGCTGCAGGCGACGAGCACGCCGATGACGAGCGAGGTGAGGACGAAGACCGCGGCGCGGAAGCGTCCGGTGTCCAGGCCCAGGGTCCGCGCGCCCTCCTCCCCCGCGAGGAGCAGGTCGAGCGGCCGGGCGAGCGCGATCAGCAGGGCGGTGCCGGCGAGCAGCGCGGCGGCGGGCAGGGGCAGTTCGTCCCAGCGGGCACCGCCGAGGCCGCCCAGGGTCCAGAACAGGACGGACCGCATCTGGTCGGGATGCGCGGCGAGCACCAGCACCAGACTGGTGAGCGCGGACAGGACGTACTGGACGGCGACCCCGGCGAGGATCAGCCGCCCGGTGGTCATGGTGCCGCCGCGCCGGGCCATGGCGTAGACCGCGACGAGCGCGCCCATCGATCCGGCGAACGCGGCGGCCGGTACGCCCAGGGCGCCGATCGCACCGAGCACGCCGAGCGCTCCCGCCGTTCCCGCCGCCCCCGCGCCGAGGACGATGACGAGGACGGCTCCCAGCGAGGCCCCGGAGGAGGCCCCGAGCAGGAACGGATCGGCGAGCGGGTTGCGTACGAGGGCCTGCAGGACGGTCCCGGCGACGGCGAGCCCGGCTCCGACGACCGCCCCGAGCAGCACGCGGGGCATCCGCACGTCCCAGACGATGGAGGCGAACGCCCCGCCGCGCCGCCCCGGTCCGCCGAGCACGATGTCGAGGACCCGGCCGGGGGCGATCCGTACCGGTCCCAGCGCCAGGCCCGCGACGGCGGACGCGAGGAGCGCCGCGACGAGGAGCACCACCACGGCGGCCGTACGGGGGCGGCTCACGCGGTGTCGGGGTGGAGCTGGCGGCCCAGGGACTCCACGGCGTCGGCGACGCGCACGCCGAGGACGGCGGAGGACAGGGGCAGCACCACGAACCGCTTGTTCTTGACGGCCGGAACCTCCGCGAGCGCCGGGTCGTTCAACAGGCGCTGCTTCTTGGCTTCGACGGTGGTGCCGCCGTAGTCGTAGATGAGGACGACCTCGGGCCGCCGCTCGATGACCTTCTCCCACGACACGTCGCCGAAGGTGTCCTTGAGGTCGGCGAAGGTGTTCGTCCCGCCCGCCAGCGAGACGATCTCGTTGCCGATGCCGCCTCCTCCGGAGGTGAAGGCGGTCCCCTCGCCGGAGTCGTAGACGAAGACGGTCGGCCTGGCCTTGTCCTTGACCCGTGCGGTGACGGCGTCGATGCGGCGCTGCTCGTCCTCGATGAGGCGCGCCCCGCGTTCGGGCACGCCGAAGGTGCGCGCGACTTCGGTGATCTCGGTCTTCAGCTGTTCGAGGCCGACCGGGCCGGTGCCGCAGTACTCCACGCTGAGCCGGGAGTTGATGCCGGCCTTGGCGAGTCCTTCGCGGTCGCGCCCCTGCGCCTTGTCGAAGGCGCTCGCGTACCCGCCGTAGACGAAGTCCGGGTCGGCGCCGAGGAGGACCTCCTTGGAGGGATACTGCTCGGCCAGCACCTTGATCTTGTCGTAGGCGGGCCGGTAGGCCGGCAGGACGGAGTCGTCGAGGTAGGCCGTCGCGGCCATCCGGTCCTGCAGGCCCAGGGCCAGCAGCATCTCGGTGGCGTGCTGGTTCATGGTGACGGCACGCTCGGGCGGGGCCTGGTAGGTGCTGCTGACACCGCAGTTGGTGACGGTGTACGGGAAGCCCGGCGCGGGGGCCGCCTCGGCGGCCCGGTCCCCCGCCGGGGGCGAGCCGCCGCAGGCGGCCAGGGGTATCAGGAGCGCGAGGGGAACGAGCGCGCGCAGAACGGCGCGGGGACGCGGCATGGCGAAGCCTCTCCGGGGGATCCTCGTCCCCTGGTCGACGTGAAGAGGCGATGCGTCAGTGTCTGACTCCCGGTGCCCGCGGGGGCCCGGTCACAGTGGCGGGACCGCACCGGATTCGCACCGGTTTCCTGTCCTGCACCGCCTGGGGTGGTTCGCCCCAGTCTGCCAGACCGTCACGCAACGCCGTCGGGCCCGCCCCCTGGTGGGGACGGGCCCGACGCCGCGTACTGCTCGCAGGGGCGGCAGGATTCGAACCTGCGGCATCTGGTTTTGGAGACCAGCGCTCTGACCAGCTGAGCTACACCCCTTCGGTGAGGGAAACTCTGGCATGGAGCGCCGTCGGGATCCAAATGGATTAGTGGGTCGAGCGGGTGGGAGTTCGGCCCGCGCACGGGCTCGGGGGGTTCGCCGCCATGCGATCAGGTCCTCGTTCTCGCTGGTCAGGGCGGCGTCGAGCGGGGTCGCGGCCCCGTACCCGATCCGGTCGACGTCCACCCGATCGGACAGGAGGTACCGGGCGGTGGACAGTTGACCTCCGTGGCAGGCGGCCCGGATGGCGGCGGTGGGTCATACGGCCGGCCGCGAGACCGGGGTGGGCGCCACCGGAGTCTCTCCTGACCGTCGGGGCCCGGGCGAGTTGCGCACGCCCCCTTGACCCAGCTGGTCCAGACCAATAGTTTCCGGCATGCACCGCGCACGCGTCCCCGCACCGCTCCCGCCTCCGCAAAGGAAGCCCATGCGCCGCAGCATGCCCGGCAGGCTGGCCGTCGCCGCCTGTTCCCTCTCCCTGCTCACCGCCCTCGCTCCCGCCGCAGCCGCGCAGGGCGACGGCGGACACGACCGCTCGTACAAGCGGGTCGGGTACTTCACCCAATGGGGCGTCTACGGACGGGACTTCCAGGTCCAGGACCTTGAGACGAGCGGGGCCGCCGGCAAGCTCACGCACGTCAACTACGCTTTCGGCAACATCAGCGCGGAGGGCAAGTGCTTCACCGGGAACGTGCCGGGCGAGGCCGACGCCTGGGCCGACTACGTCCGCCCGCTCGACGCCGCGAACTCCGTCGACGGGGTGGCCGACAGCGCCGAGCAGCCGCTCGCCGGGAACTTCAACCAGCTGCGCGAGCTCAAGGCCAAGCACCCCGGACTCAAGGTCCTCCTCTCGCTGGGCGGCTGGAGCTGGTCCACGCACTTCTCGGACGCCGCCCTCACCCCCGCCTCCCGCAAGGCCCTCGTCCAGTCCTGCATCGACCTCTACATCAAGGGCGACCTGCCGCAGGACGGCGCCCGCGGCGGCGCCGGCGCGGCGGCCGGGCTCTTCGACGGGATCGACCTCGACTGGGAGTGGCCGGGCTCGGCCGGTGACACGGACACCACGTACCGCCCCGAGGACAAGCAGAACTTCGCCGCGCTGGTCAAGGAGTTCCGCACGCAGCTCGACGCGTACGCGCGCAGCCAGAAGCGGAAGGACGCGTACGAGCTGACGGCGTTCGTCCCGACCGCCCCTGCCAAGATCGACGCGGGCTTCGACGTCCAGCGCATCATGCGCGACCTCGACTTCGTGAACCTCCAGGGCTACGACTTCCACGTCTCCGGCGAGCCGGTCACCGCCCAGCAGTCCGCGCTCCGCGCCCGCGGCGACTTCAGCGTGGACGGCACGGTGGAGGCGTGGCGCCACCGCGGGGCGCCGGCGCACAAGCTGGTCGTGGGCATGCCGTTCTACGGACAGGGCTGGACCGGCGTCAGCGGCGGCGGGGACGGTATGGGCCAGCCGGCGGCGGGCCCGGCGCCGGCGACCTGGGCGGCCGGGTACGAGGACTACAAGGCGCTGAAGAACCTGGCCGGTTCGGGCGCGTACAAGGTCTACCGCGACCGCCGGGGCGGCCACGCCTGGCTGTTCGACGGCAGCACCCTGTGGACGTACGACGACCCGCAGGTGCTGCGGGCCAAGACGGAGTACGTCCGCGAGAACGGCCTGGGCGGGGCGATGTTCTGGTCCCTGGACGCCGACACCGCCGACGGCGAGCTGATGACGGCCGTCGACCGGGGCCTGCACGGCCGCTGACCGGGCACGAGACCGGCGCCGCCGGGCCGCGGAAGACGACCCGGCCCGGCGGCGTCCCACCACGTACACCCCGCCCGGTGCTCGCCGCGGGACGGGTCGCCGGGGCGGTTACCCTCGCTCCATGACCTCCGAAACGATCACCGCGGCAGCATCCGGCACCTGGCGGCTCGGCGATCTCGCCGTCCGCCGGATCGGTTTCGGCGCCATGCGCCTGACCCACCTCGCCGACGGCTCCCCCACCGACCGCGAGCGGGTCGTCTCCGTGCTGCGGCGGGCCGTCGAGCTCGGCGTGAACCACATCGACACCGCCTCCTTCTACTTCTCCCCCACGCGCTCCGCCAACGAGCTCATCAACACCGCGCTGGCCCCGTACGCCGACGACCTCGTCATCACCACCAAGGTGGGGCCGGGCCGGGACTTCGCCGGCGAGTGGTGGTGGGCCACGCCCGGGCAGCTGCGCGGGCAGGTCGAGGAGAACCTGCGTCAGCTCGGCCGGGACCACCTCGACGTGGTCAACCTGCGGGTCCCGCGCCGGGAGACCTCGGGGTCGATCGCCGAGCACTTCGGCGCGCTCGCCGACCTGCGCACGGCGGGGCTGATCCGCCACCTCGGCGTGTCCAACGTACGGCCCGACCACCTGGCCGAGGCCCTGGCCATCGCTCCCGTCGTCTGCGTGCAGAACCCGTACGGGATCGGCTCCCCGGCCGAGGACCACGCCTTCCTCGACGCGTGCGGCCGCCAGGGCATCGCCTTCGTGCCGTTCTTCGCCATCGCCGGCGCGGGCAAGGAGGCCGGAGCGGTCGCGGAGGAGACCGTCCAGGTGCGGGCCGTGGCCGAGGCCCACGGGGTGACGGCGGCGCAGGTGCGGCTCGCGTGGACGCTGAACCGCGGCCCGCACGTCCTGGCCATCCCGGGTACCGGAAACCCCGGTCACCTCGTCGAGAACATCGCCACCGGGGCGCTGCGGCTGTCCCCGGAGGAGATCGCGCTACTCGAAGCCGCCTAGGCCGGCGAAGAGACCGGCGGCCAGGGCCGCCGTCTCGGCGAACGCCGGGACGCGGCCCGTGCCGCCGCGCCCGGAGACCGAGAGCGAGGCCGCCGCCATGCCGTACGCGACGGCGTCGGCGAGGCGGTCGCCGAGGGCGAGCCGGGCGGTGGTGGTGCCGGTGAAGCAGTCCCCGGCGCCGGTCGCGTCCACCGGATCGGGGTTGACCGGTACGCGGTGGTACTCCGCCCGCGTGCCGTCGTCGAGCAGCAGCCGGCCGGCCCCCGCCGTGACCACGACCGTACGGGCGCCCAGCGCGCGGTAGCGGGCGGCGGCCGCCCGCGGATCGGCGGTGGCGACCAGGGCCTGTGCGTCGGCCGGGCAGGAGGTTTTGAGCAGCCCGGTCAGCGGGGCGATCCGGGCCAGCAGCTCGCGGGCCTCGGCCCGCCCGGTCAGCCGGGGGCGGAAGTTGGGGTCGTAGGAGACGTGCCCGCCGGCGCCCCGCACGGTCTCGGCGGCGGCCACCACCGCCTCGCGGCTGCTCGGTGACAGGGCGCCGGTGATTCCGCTGGTGACGAGGGCCTTCGTGCCGGTCAGCAGCTCCCGCCAGGACTCGACGTGCCGGGTGGAGAGGGTGGAACCGGCGCTGTGGGTGCGCCAGTAGACGAACTCCCGGTCGCCCTCGGTGTCGGAGGCCAGCAGGTACGCACCGTTGGGGCGCGGGGCGCGGCGTACGTGGGAGACGTCCACGCCGAGCGCGGCCGCGCGGCGGAGCAGCGGGACGCTGAGCTCGTCGTCGCCGACGACGGTGAGCAGGGCGGTGCGGGCCCCGGCGGCGGCCGCGGCGGCCGCCGCGTTGAGGGCGTCGCCGGAGTAGGAGATGCGGGCCGGGGTGCCGTCGGCGGCCTCCCGCAGAGCGGTGCCGGCGTGGATCTCGACGAGGACCTCACCGAGGACGAGGACGTCGTAGCCGCTCTCGTGGGCGGTACGGAGCGCGTGGGCCATCCTCAGCGCCCCGCCGCGGCGCAGCCGGTGCAGCAGGGCCCGGCCAGATCGGCGAAGACGGCGGCCAGTTCGGCCGGATCCTCGGGCAGGCCGCTGCCGATGCCGACGGCGGTCGCCCCCGCGGCCAGCCACTCCCGGATCTCGGCGGGCCGGATGCCACCGGTCGGTATGAACAGTCCCTCGGGCAGGACCGCCTTGAGGGAGCGGATGAACCGCGGACCGCCGACGTGCGCCGGGAACACCTTGGCGGCGCCCGCCGCCCGCACGGCCGAAGCGATCTCGGCCGGGGTAAAGCCGCCCTCGACGAAGACCGCCCCGCGCCGGCCGGCGACGGCGCGCACCTCGGGGGCCGGGTACGGGGAGATCAGGAAGGCCGCGCCCGCGTCGAGGGCGGTCTCGGCCTGGTCCGCCGTGGTGACGGTGCCGAGGCCGATCAGGGCGGGCCGGCCGTGCGCGTCGGCGAGCGGTGCGGTTCGGGCGACCGCCTCGGCCCAGCCGGGGGTGGAGGTGGTCAGCTCGACCACGCGGCAGCCGGCGGCCAGCAGGGCGGTGGTCCGGCGGGCGGCTCGGTCCGCGTCGGCGTCGCGCAGGACCGGCAGCAGGCGCTGGGCGGCCATCGCCTCGTACGGGTGACAGGACAAAAGGACCCCTCCCTCTCCCTCTGTTCCACGGCGCCGCGCACCCCTTTGTTCCACGTAGTGGAACGAAGTACCGTGTAGCGGAACCACTTTCGCAGACCCTACCCCCACCCGCCCCTGCACTGGGAGAGCGCATGCCCGACGACGGACCCACCAAGGAATCGGCCGCGGGCCCCACGCGCGGCGGCCGCACCTCGGCCGCCGGCACGGCGCTGGAGAAGTCGATGCGGATCCTGGAGGCGGTGGCCGCGCCGGGCGGACCGCACCGGCTCACCGATGTGGCGGAGGCCGCGGCCGTGCCGAAGTCGAGCGCCTTCCGGATCCTCGCCTCGCTGACCGAGCAGGGCTTCGTACGCCCGGAGAGCGGAGCGCGGTACGGGGTGGGTCCCCGGCTGCGCGGGCTGTCCGCCCTGGTCGGCGGCGGCGAGCCGCAGAGCATCGGGCGGATCCTCGGCGAGCTGCGCGAGAGCGTCGGCCAGACGGTCCACCTGGCCCTGCGCAGCGGGGAGGCGCTCACCTACATCCGGAAGCTGGAGAGCGACCAGCCGTTCCGGACGGCCTCCCGCGTCGGGATGCGCATGCCGCTGCACAGCACCGCGATCGGCAAGAGCATCCTGGCGCACCTGCCCGAGGAGGAGGTACGGGCGCTGATCGCGAGCGCGGGGCTGCCGCGCCGCACACCGAGGACGCTGACCGACCCGCAGGCGCTGCTGGCGGAGCTGGAGGCGGTCCGGGCCCGGGGCTTCGCGGTGGACGACGAGGAGAACGAGCCGACCATCCGGTGCATCGGCGCCGCCGTCCCGGGCCCGGACGGCCGCCCGATCGGCGGGGTCAGCGTCACCACGGTCACCTTCCTCGTCTCCCGCGAGGAGATCGAGGCGTACGCGCCGGCCCTGCGCGCGGCCACGGAGGCGCTCGTTCCGCTGCTGTGAAACAGTGGCGCGAAGCCTCCCTCCAGGCCTCCGGAAAAACTTCTTCGCGTTCTTCTTCCGGATAACCGTTATCCGAACCCCGCTCGACGGTCTCCCAGGTATCGGGCATCATCGACCGCCGGTACGGACAGGGAACCTCACATGACTGAACAGCACACGGCAGCGCTGGTGGCAGCGGCCCGCGCGGGTGATCCCCGCGCGCAGGACGAGCTGGTCGGCACCTATCTGCCGCTCGTCTACAACATCGTCGGACGCGCTCTGAACGGCTCCGTCGACGTGGACGACGTGGTGCAGGACACGATGCTGCGGGCGCTCGACGGGCTGGGCACGCTGCGGTCGGACGACAGCTTCCGGTCCTGGCTGGTCGCGATCGCGATGAACCGGGTGCGGGCGCACTGGCAGGCCCGGCACAGCGCCCCCGGCGAGAGCGGGCTCGAAGCCGCGTGGGAACTGGCCGACCCGGGAGCCGACTTCGTGGACCTCACCGTCCTGCGGCTCCAGCTCGAAGGCCAGCAGCGGGAGACGGCCCGCGCCACCCGCTGGCTGGAGACCGACGACCGGGCCCTGCTGTCGCTGTGGTGGCTGGAGTGCGCCGGGGAGCTGACCCGCGCCGAGGTGGCCATGGCCCTCGAACTGTCCCCGCAGCACACGGCGGTGCGCGTGCAGCGGATGAAGGCGCAGCTGGAGTCGGCCCGGGTGGTGGAACGGGCGCTGGCCACCCAGCCCCTGTGCGAGGAGCTGCGGGCGGTGACGGCCGGCTGGGACGGCGTGCCGTCGACGCTGTGGCGCAAGCGAATAGCCCGGCACGCGCGTGAGTGCGTACGGTGCGCGGGTCTGTGGAGCGGACTGCTCCCGGCGGAGGGGCTGCTGGCGGGCCTGGCCCTGGTGCCGGTCTCGATGGCGCTGCTGGCGGGCATACGGTCGGCCGCGGCCGCCGGCTACGTCCCGACGGGTGCGGGCTTCGCCCCGGCCGACGCGGCGTACGCGTACGACGGCGGCGGCGCGGGCGCCGGCTTCGACGGCGCGGACTTCTCCGACGCGGCGACGCAGCTCACCCCCGCGGTCTCCGGCCACGACGGCATACCGGACGCGGGCCCCGGCGGCGGCCGCAGCGCCCTGCGCAAGCGCCGCCAGGGCCGCCGCCGCGCGATCGGCGGCGCGGTGCTCGCCGCCTGCGTCGCGGGCGGCGGGCTCGCCTACCTCGGCGGGTTCCCCGGCTCGGACGCCAAGGACACCGGCGCCGCGCCCGCCGCCCCGGTGGCGGCGCTGACGGCGTCCGACTCGCCCCTCGCCTCCCCCTCGGAACCGGCCTCGCCCTCCGCTTCGGCCTCGTCCTCCCCGTCCCCCTCGGCCTCCGCCTCGCCCAGCCCGTCCGCCGCGAGCCCGACCCCGAGCCCCGAGCCGACCAAGTCCAAGGCCCCGGCCCCGCGTCCGTCGGCGCCCGCGCCGGGACCCGCCCCGGCGGGAGTCGCGGGCCAGGTCATCGCGCTGGTCAACTCCGAGCGGGCGGCGGCCGGCTGCGGCCCCCTCAAGGAGGACCCGCAGCTGCGCAACGCCGCCCAGGGTCACTCCGACGACATGGCCGCCCGCGGCTTCTTCGATCACACCAACCCCGACGGCGCCGACCCGGGGAAGCGGACGACGGCCGCCGGGTACCGCTGGTCGACGTACGGGGAGAACATAGCCCGGGGCCAGCAGACCGCGGAATCGGTCATGGACTCGTGGATGAAGAGCCCGGGGCACCGCGCCAACATCCTCAACTGCTCCTTCAAGGACATCGGCGTCGGCATCCACTCGGGGCCGGGCGGCCCCTGGTGGACGCAGAACTTCGGCGCCAAGATGTGATCCGCGCGCTCCGCCCCCGCCGCAGGCCCTGACCGCTTCACCTCTCGTGCAGGATGGGTCCCGAGCCGAAAAGGCCGATCAGGGCGGAGCTGCGGACGGAGCGGGGTCATGGCGAGGAAAGAACTCCGTCCGCACCAGCGCGAGGCCGTCGACGCCGTGCTGCGGGCCCTCGAACTGCCCGCCGGCGGCCGGGTGCCCGGGAGCGGACTGCGGACCCAGGTGATCATGGCCACCGGTTCCGGCAAGTCCCTGGTCGCCGTCCGCTCGGCCGAGGAGCTGCGGGCCGGGCGGGTACTGGTCCTCGTGCCCTCGCTGGACCTCCTCGTACAGACGGCGGCGGCCTGGCGGGAGGGCGGCCGGACCGGACCCGCCCTCGCGGTGTGCTCCCTGCGCCCCGCGGACGCGGGGATGGCGGCCACGACCGATCCGGCCGAACTGGCACGCCGCGCGGGCCCGTCGGCCACCCGGGTGACGGTGTACGCCACGTACGCCTCGCTGGGCCTCGGCACGATCGAACAGGCCCACCTCGCCGGGATGCCGGGCTGGGACCTGATCGTCGTCGACGAGGCGCACCGTACGTCGGGACGGACCGGGAAACCGTGGGCCGTGGTGCACGACAACACCCGGATCCCCTCCGTCCGCCGGCTCTACATGACGGCCACGCCCCGGGTCTGGCAGGACGGGGCGGAGGATGAGGAGGGCGAGGAGATCGGCCCGGGGCGCGGTGAGCTCGTCGCGTCGATGGAGGACGACCCCGACGGCCCCTTCGGCGCGCGCTGCCACACCCTGACCCTCGCGGAGGCCATCGACCGCGGCATCTGCGCCCCGTACCGGGTGGTGTGCGTGGACGTCAGCGATCCGGGGTTCCAGGCGGCCGTGCTGCTGGGTGCGGACGCGCGCTCCGACGCGGTGCGCGGATCGCGGCTGGCGGCCCTCCAGGCGGCGCTGGTGAAGGCCGCCGCCGACCAGGGGTTCCGGCGGACCCTCGTCTTCCACCACCTGACCCGGGAGGCCGAGGCCTTCGCGGCCGGGCTGCCTGCGGTGGCACGGCGGCTGCGGGCCGCGGGCGGGGCCGGGGAGCCGGTGTACCCCCGTACGGTCTGGGCGGACTGGCTGTGCGGGCAGCACACGGCGGTGCACCGGCGGCGGGTGCTGGCGCGGTTCGCGGCGGGCGGTGAGGCCGACAAGGCCTTCCTCGGCAGTGTCCGGGTGCTGGGCGAGGGCGTGGACACCAAGGAGTGCGATTCCGTCTTCTGGGCCGACGTACGCGGGTCCATGCCGGACCTGGTCCAGGCCGTCGGGCGGGCGCTGCGCATCCGGCCCGGCGAGGGCAAGGTCGCCTCGCTGGTCGTGCCCGTGCTGCTGGGGCCGGGTGAGACGGCCGAGTCGATGCTGACCTCGCGCGCGTACGGGGACCTGGCGCGGCTGCTGGAGGCATTGCGGGCGCACGACACCCGGCTGGTCGAATCGCTGGCGCAGCCGCAGGCGCCGAGCCGCGCGCGGCCGGAGTCCGGCGGCGAGGCGGTGGCCGGGGCCGGGACGCGGGCCGGGGCGCGGGCCCTGCTGAGCTTCTCCAGCCCGCGCGATCCGGCGCTGCTGGCGGCGTTCGTCCGGCTGCGGGTGCTGCATCCGGAGCACGAGAACTGGCGGCGCGGGGTGGAGGCGGCCCGGATCTACGCGGCCCGGGCGGGGGACCTGCGGGTGCCGTTCGCGTTCAAGGTGCCGGCGGGGCGGGCCCGCGCCGGTGCGGAGCCCGCCGCCGAGGCCTGGCCGCCGGGGCTGGCCCGGTTCCCGCTCGGCCAGTGGATCGCGGACGTACGGCGCACCCACCGTCGGGGCGCCCTCGACGGGGAACGGGTCGCGCAGCTCGACGAACTCGGGATGGTGTGGAGCCACTTCGACGTGGCGTACGAGGAAGGGCTCGCGGCGGCGCGCGGCTGGGCCGCGGAACACGGCCACCTGCTGCCGCCGGCGGAGGCCACCTGGCGCGGGGCGCCGGTCGGGGTGTGGGTCAAGAACCAGCGCGCCGCGGCCCGGCGCGAGGGGCCCGGCGCCCTGCCGGAGGAGCGCCGGGAGGCCCTGGAGGCCATCGACGCGTCCTGGTGCCCGGCCTGGGAGATCTCCTGGCAGCGCGCTTTCCACCTGACCCGCGTCCACCTCGACGCGGGCGGGCGGCTGCCGCTCGCCCCCGGCGAGGTGGTCGTCCAGGGCGAGGACCTGGGCCGGTGGGTGCGCAGCCAGCGGCTGGCGTGGGAGCAGCTGACCTGGGCGCAGCGCTGGCTGCTGGAGCACACGCTGGGCGTGACCGCGGCGAGCGCGGCCGAGCGGCCGCGCCCGCGGCGGACGCAGGCCGAGAAGTGGGCGGAACACCTGGCCGCGGCCCGGCAGTTCCACACCCGCGAGCAGCACCTGCGGGTTCCGCGCACCCACGTGGAGCGGGTCGGTGACCGGGAGGTGCG
Protein-coding sequences here:
- a CDS encoding VOC family protein encodes the protein MSVQLNHTIIHSLDNREAAAFLADVLGLEVGTEWGPFVPVGTANGVTLDFATVPAGSLTVQHYAFLVSEEEFDVSFGKIRAAGIPYFADPRMKRPGEINHNDGGRGVYFLDPSGHGMEIITRPYGYQEPAAG
- a CDS encoding ABC transporter ATP-binding protein; the protein is MSGHRPVERTVEPVELTVEGVRYETGGHTLLRGVDLAARPGETVGVVGPNGSGKTTLLRCVYGTLVPTAGRVLLDGADAAALGAKERARRVAVVPQDAAGTFGLTVREVVAMGRSPHKRFWEQDGPDDVRRVAEALETVGAGGFADRPYDGLSGGERQRALVARALVQDPGLLALDEPTNHLDIRYQLEVLGLVRSLAATALLVLHDLNLAAAYCDRLYVLAGGRVAASGTPSQVLTEELLAEVYGVRTRIVTHPATGAPNIVYLPPEGRRAGG
- a CDS encoding FecCD family ABC transporter permease, which codes for MSRPRTAAVVVLLVAALLASAVAGLALGPVRIAPGRVLDIVLGGPGRRGGAFASIVWDVRMPRVLLGAVVGAGLAVAGTVLQALVRNPLADPFLLGASSGASLGAVLVIVLGAGAAGTAGALGVLGAIGALGVPAAAFAGSMGALVAVYAMARRGGTMTTGRLILAGVAVQYVLSALTSLVLVLAAHPDQMRSVLFWTLGGLGGARWDELPLPAAALLAGTALLIALARPLDLLLAGEEGARTLGLDTGRFRAAVFVLTSLVIGVLVACSGAIGFVGLMVPHAARMVVGAGHRALLPVAALGGAVFLTLADLVARTAAAPEEIPVGVVTALVGGPFFLWMLRRSARIEGVAG
- a CDS encoding ABC transporter substrate-binding protein — protein: MPRPRAVLRALVPLALLIPLAACGGSPPAGDRAAEAAPAPGFPYTVTNCGVSSTYQAPPERAVTMNQHATEMLLALGLQDRMAATAYLDDSVLPAYRPAYDKIKVLAEQYPSKEVLLGADPDFVYGGYASAFDKAQGRDREGLAKAGINSRLSVEYCGTGPVGLEQLKTEITEVARTFGVPERGARLIEDEQRRIDAVTARVKDKARPTVFVYDSGEGTAFTSGGGGIGNEIVSLAGGTNTFADLKDTFGDVSWEKVIERRPEVVLIYDYGGTTVEAKKQRLLNDPALAEVPAVKNKRFVVLPLSSAVLGVRVADAVESLGRQLHPDTA
- a CDS encoding glycoside hydrolase family 18 protein, whose amino-acid sequence is MRRSMPGRLAVAACSLSLLTALAPAAAAQGDGGHDRSYKRVGYFTQWGVYGRDFQVQDLETSGAAGKLTHVNYAFGNISAEGKCFTGNVPGEADAWADYVRPLDAANSVDGVADSAEQPLAGNFNQLRELKAKHPGLKVLLSLGGWSWSTHFSDAALTPASRKALVQSCIDLYIKGDLPQDGARGGAGAAAGLFDGIDLDWEWPGSAGDTDTTYRPEDKQNFAALVKEFRTQLDAYARSQKRKDAYELTAFVPTAPAKIDAGFDVQRIMRDLDFVNLQGYDFHVSGEPVTAQQSALRARGDFSVDGTVEAWRHRGAPAHKLVVGMPFYGQGWTGVSGGGDGMGQPAAGPAPATWAAGYEDYKALKNLAGSGAYKVYRDRRGGHAWLFDGSTLWTYDDPQVLRAKTEYVRENGLGGAMFWSLDADTADGELMTAVDRGLHGR
- a CDS encoding aldo/keto reductase, giving the protein MTSETITAAASGTWRLGDLAVRRIGFGAMRLTHLADGSPTDRERVVSVLRRAVELGVNHIDTASFYFSPTRSANELINTALAPYADDLVITTKVGPGRDFAGEWWWATPGQLRGQVEENLRQLGRDHLDVVNLRVPRRETSGSIAEHFGALADLRTAGLIRHLGVSNVRPDHLAEALAIAPVVCVQNPYGIGSPAEDHAFLDACGRQGIAFVPFFAIAGAGKEAGAVAEETVQVRAVAEAHGVTAAQVRLAWTLNRGPHVLAIPGTGNPGHLVENIATGALRLSPEEIALLEAA
- a CDS encoding PfkB family carbohydrate kinase, with protein sequence MAHALRTAHESGYDVLVLGEVLVEIHAGTALREAADGTPARISYSGDALNAAAAAAAAGARTALLTVVGDDELSVPLLRRAAALGVDVSHVRRAPRPNGAYLLASDTEGDREFVYWRTHSAGSTLSTRHVESWRELLTGTKALVTSGITGALSPSSREAVVAAAETVRGAGGHVSYDPNFRPRLTGRAEARELLARIAPLTGLLKTSCPADAQALVATADPRAAAARYRALGARTVVVTAGAGRLLLDDGTRAEYHRVPVNPDPVDATGAGDCFTGTTTARLALGDRLADAVAYGMAAASLSVSGRGGTGRVPAFAETAALAAGLFAGLGGFE